The genome window CTCCATTCCCATATATTTGCTACGCCATATCTTTTAGCCACTGGCATTTGAAATATACCAGTTAAAATAAGTCCAAAAGTAGATATAGCAACTCCCCAATGTATAATACGATTTTGCAAACTCTGTCTATATATTTTCATTATTTATCCTTTTTATTCCATTTTATAGCAGATATAGTTGCAGCACCTATTGCAGCTAGTGGAGTAATCATTACAGCCATAGCTAAATTTTCGCTCTTTTGTAATGGACTATCTACTCTAGCCATATGAGGTCTGCCTATTTTATTTGATAAATTTTCATATTTTTTTGTTATTGCTTCATTTATAGATTCAAAATCTACACTACTTAAATATATTGTAGATGTTCCACCATTTTCTTTTAATCCATATATATGCCTGTTTTCTTTATTTACTATACTCATTATCTCATTTTTTGGAGCAAATTTTATAGCTTTTTTTGGGCATTGATTTTGACATGCTGGCTTATCGCCTTTATTTAGCAGATCTTTACACATATCGCATTTATACATTACACCGCCACCTGCTAATTTTGGTGCTATATTTAAATATAATCCAACTCCAGCTTGACGCTGCGGTATCTGCCACGGACAAGCATCTCTACATTTAGCACCGCCAAAGCAAAAATCCTTATCAATATCTACAGCTCCATATTTATCTTTGCTTATAACGCCAAAAGGGCATAATTTTTGGCATGGAGGGTTATCGCAATGCATACAGCGTCTTGGTATATTTATCTTTTTACCATTTATCTCTATCTTTTGAACATATGTCCAATTATATGGGGTTAATCTATCTATAATATCTTTTTTATCACTATAATCTTCATATTTTTTTTGAGGCCAATAATTCATTATAGGCTTTTTAGGATCTGGGAATTTATCTTTATTATGTGCTTTGCAAGCGCTTATACATTTTGGCACTTCAAAACCTTCGCACCCATCGCATAAATCAAGATCTATTATACTCATCATTTGAGAATTCTGCCTTGATATTTCTTGATCGGCTAAAAGTGGTGTAGCACTAGTTATAAGGGTAAATTTTAAAAAATTACGCCTATTCATCTTCTTATATCCTTATATATTTTTAAGGAATTATAGATAAAATAATGCAAATTT of Campylobacter vicugnae contains these proteins:
- a CDS encoding 4Fe-4S dicluster domain-containing protein, whose amino-acid sequence is MNRRNFLKFTLITSATPLLADQEISRQNSQMMSIIDLDLCDGCEGFEVPKCISACKAHNKDKFPDPKKPIMNYWPQKKYEDYSDKKDIIDRLTPYNWTYVQKIEINGKKINIPRRCMHCDNPPCQKLCPFGVISKDKYGAVDIDKDFCFGGAKCRDACPWQIPQRQAGVGLYLNIAPKLAGGGVMYKCDMCKDLLNKGDKPACQNQCPKKAIKFAPKNEIMSIVNKENRHIYGLKENGGTSTIYLSSVDFESINEAITKKYENLSNKIGRPHMARVDSPLQKSENLAMAVMITPLAAIGAATISAIKWNKKDK